A single Nitrospirota bacterium DNA region contains:
- a CDS encoding ABC transporter permease: MKKNYSVSESPVILLRPSPGWVALKLNELWDYKELLYFLIWRDVKVRYKQTVLGAGWAIIQPFFTMVVFSLFFGKLAKMPSDGIPYPIFSYAALVPWTFFTNGLNKASNSLVSNANLIKKVYFPRLCIPIASVLSGVFDFLLSFTVLIAMMFYYNLTPTINIVWLPCLLLLALCASLSVSLWLSAMNVQFRDVRYIVPFIIQFWMFATPIVYPSSLLPEPWRTVYGINPMVGVVEGFRWALLGTTTAPGSIIIVSSLVTFLLLVSGAFYFRRMEKSFADVA; encoded by the coding sequence ATGAAAAAAAATTATAGTGTGTCAGAATCACCGGTAATACTCCTCAGGCCTTCACCCGGCTGGGTTGCACTGAAACTGAACGAGCTGTGGGATTACAAAGAACTGCTGTACTTCCTTATCTGGCGGGATGTAAAGGTGCGTTATAAACAGACGGTGCTTGGAGCTGGTTGGGCAATCATACAACCTTTTTTTACCATGGTAGTATTCAGCCTTTTCTTCGGCAAATTGGCGAAAATGCCGTCCGATGGGATCCCTTATCCCATATTCAGCTATGCTGCCCTCGTACCCTGGACTTTCTTCACTAATGGTCTGAACAAAGCTTCCAACAGTCTCGTCAGCAATGCGAACCTGATCAAGAAAGTCTATTTCCCGAGACTCTGTATCCCTATTGCATCCGTATTATCGGGTGTCTTTGATTTCCTCCTTTCGTTCACGGTGCTGATTGCGATGATGTTCTACTATAATCTTACGCCCACCATAAATATCGTCTGGTTGCCCTGTCTGCTTCTGCTGGCACTATGCGCTTCCCTGAGTGTCTCTCTCTGGCTGTCGGCGATGAATGTCCAGTTCAGGGACGTGCGCTATATCGTACCGTTCATTATCCAGTTCTGGATGTTCGCAACCCCGATAGTCTACCCCAGCAGTCTTCTGCCTGAGCCCTGGCGGACTGTTTACGGCATTAATCCGATGGTCGGAGTGGTCGAAGGCTTCAGATGGGCCCTGCTGGGAACAACTACCGCGCCGGGTTCCATAATTATTGTGTCATCGTTGGTAACCTTCCTGCTTCTCGTCAGCGGCGCATTCTATTTTCGCCGTATGGAAAAATCTTTTGCGGATGTCGCATGA
- a CDS encoding GNAT family N-acetyltransferase, with protein sequence MKIHIISDDIQRFEDLRENWHAVYSADPNTTVFLSWAWLRGWIAATPYKWIVLAAQTMPGSPYVAFMIVGMHHAEINGRPQVILYMGGNPFSYHTGFICLPEHAEKALPALATFIKNTLNWHIFHLKEVTDPRLDFFLKCFGRMKFQIREYDKTPWVYIPLPETVEHYVEKMLGSKTRQELKRRTRLIENLKEFHISHLDGDSIHSGIETLLGLWQAQWGEQSEETLNMFRSLFMYCFKNDLLVSRILWDGNVPIAGSISFIDRQKKYKVASLNVFNGSYHKFSPGSVMCLLSIRYAIEQGLRVFDLGVHNKTYKYSFGGHEGLNRNVMISNIGYMKNLRRQLKIRTRIRNLLGVLKDKG encoded by the coding sequence ATGAAGATACATATTATCAGTGATGATATCCAACGCTTCGAAGACCTTAGAGAAAACTGGCACGCCGTGTATTCAGCCGACCCAAATACCACCGTCTTTCTGTCCTGGGCCTGGCTGCGTGGCTGGATAGCAGCAACCCCTTATAAATGGATAGTATTGGCAGCTCAGACGATGCCCGGATCGCCTTATGTGGCTTTTATGATCGTCGGAATGCACCATGCAGAAATAAATGGCAGACCACAGGTGATTCTTTACATGGGTGGCAATCCGTTTTCATATCATACAGGGTTTATCTGTTTACCTGAGCATGCTGAAAAAGCGTTACCTGCCTTAGCCACATTTATCAAGAATACTTTGAACTGGCATATTTTTCATTTGAAGGAAGTCACTGATCCCCGATTAGATTTTTTTCTGAAATGCTTTGGCCGGATGAAGTTTCAGATCAGGGAATACGACAAAACCCCATGGGTATACATTCCGCTGCCTGAAACAGTCGAACACTACGTGGAAAAAATGCTCGGGTCAAAGACCCGTCAGGAGTTAAAGCGCAGGACCCGGTTGATCGAAAACCTGAAAGAATTTCACATCTCCCATCTTGACGGTGACAGTATCCATTCAGGCATTGAGACACTGCTGGGACTTTGGCAGGCACAGTGGGGAGAGCAATCCGAGGAAACTTTAAATATGTTTCGTTCCCTATTCATGTATTGCTTCAAAAATGATCTGCTGGTGTCAAGAATATTATGGGATGGTAACGTTCCAATCGCGGGAAGCATAAGCTTTATCGACAGACAAAAAAAATACAAGGTTGCCTCATTGAATGTTTTCAATGGCTCGTATCACAAATTTTCTCCGGGTTCTGTAATGTGTTTGCTGAGTATCAGATATGCAATCGAACAAGGCTTACGGGTATTCGATCTTGGTGTGCACAATAAGACATACAAATACTCCTTTGGCGGACATGAAGGGTTGAACAGGAACGTTATGATCAGCAATATCGGATACATGAAAAATCTCCGGAGACAGTTGAAAATAAGAACGAGGATAAGAAACCTGCTGGGCGTCTTAAAGGATAAGGGATGA
- a CDS encoding DapH/DapD/GlmU-related protein, translated as MFLTFLPGNTGAKWRAWYYRKKFRKCGKNLRIGKGVIIEGAEHVTVGDNVHIDRYCIIEAGKLKLTTCKKIISQNDSDIPAGELILGNNIHIVSFSMLIAEGGIMISDNCTLSAGSKIYSITNLAYDPDNRTKRISIMPYEQAPFLIAPVVLEQNVWIGLHGIVMPGVRLGRDSFVVSNSLVMHSFPENSYIAGQPAKRIRERFLTEHAQA; from the coding sequence ATGTTTCTCACTTTTTTGCCGGGGAATACCGGGGCAAAATGGAGGGCATGGTATTACCGGAAGAAGTTTAGGAAATGCGGAAAAAATCTGAGGATCGGGAAAGGTGTCATTATAGAGGGTGCAGAGCATGTTACCGTAGGAGATAATGTACATATTGACCGGTATTGTATCATAGAAGCAGGAAAATTGAAGCTCACAACATGCAAGAAAATCATCTCTCAGAATGATAGTGACATCCCGGCAGGGGAATTAATCCTTGGAAACAATATTCACATCGTCTCCTTCAGCATGCTGATTGCTGAGGGAGGTATTATGATTTCGGACAACTGCACTCTGAGTGCGGGGTCGAAAATCTATTCGATCACCAATCTCGCTTATGATCCGGATAACAGGACGAAAAGGATTTCGATTATGCCATATGAGCAGGCGCCTTTTCTTATAGCCCCGGTCGTTCTCGAGCAGAACGTATGGATAGGCTTGCATGGCATCGTAATGCCCGGGGTCAGGCTCGGAAGAGACTCCTTTGTAGTAAGCAACTCGCTCGTAATGCACTCGTTTCCCGAGAATTCCTATATTGCCGGACAGCCTGCGAAAAGGATACGTGAAAGATTTCTCACCGAACATGCACAGGCCTGA
- a CDS encoding ABC transporter ATP-binding protein translates to MNTSNKDITIRLDRISKQFRIGKQQSGYRTLRDTIADSLLAPFRRAVRLMRGQASAASELNETIWALKDISMEISKGEVVGLIGRNGAGKSTLLKILSRITEPTEGSAEIRGRVGSLLEVGTGFHPELTGRENVYLNGTILGMKRTEIADKFDEIVGFAEIEKFIDTPVKHYSSGMYLRLAFAVAAHLETEIVFVDEVLAVGDARFQKRCISKMEDIGREGRTVLFVSHNMPAVTRLCKRTILLEEGRIIQDGPTKQVVSGYLRSQYGLTGVREWNDPSTTPGNDIVRMHAIRVVAEDGVGTDAIDIRKKIGLEIEFEVLREGYPLIPNFGVLNEDGQIVFVTIDQDTEWRNIPRPKGKFISTVWIPGNLMAEGTFFVGGGIATEQPFTVHCDQPYAVAFQVIDTLEGNSARGDYTRNLPGIIRPLLPWSTKFSPNGK, encoded by the coding sequence ATGAATACCTCAAACAAAGATATCACTATCCGTCTGGACCGGATCAGTAAGCAATTCCGGATCGGGAAGCAACAGTCCGGGTACAGGACTCTCCGGGATACCATTGCAGACTCCCTGTTAGCACCATTCCGCCGTGCAGTAAGACTCATGCGGGGACAGGCATCAGCAGCCTCTGAATTAAATGAGACCATCTGGGCCTTGAAGGATATATCAATGGAAATCAGCAAGGGTGAAGTCGTCGGACTGATCGGACGGAACGGAGCAGGCAAGAGCACCCTGCTGAAAATCCTTTCCCGCATCACGGAGCCTACTGAGGGATCCGCGGAGATCCGTGGAAGAGTCGGTTCACTCCTTGAGGTGGGAACAGGTTTTCATCCCGAACTGACGGGGCGGGAGAATGTCTATCTGAACGGGACAATACTCGGTATGAAGCGGACTGAAATCGCAGACAAGTTTGATGAAATAGTCGGTTTTGCGGAAATCGAAAAATTCATTGACACCCCGGTGAAGCATTATTCGAGCGGGATGTACCTGCGGCTTGCCTTTGCGGTAGCAGCCCACCTCGAAACAGAAATCGTCTTTGTGGACGAAGTCCTTGCAGTGGGTGATGCACGTTTCCAGAAAAGGTGCATCAGCAAGATGGAAGATATTGGCAGGGAGGGAAGGACAGTCCTCTTCGTCTCTCACAATATGCCCGCCGTCACCCGTCTCTGCAAGCGCACTATACTCCTTGAAGAAGGCCGTATAATCCAGGATGGCCCTACAAAGCAGGTCGTTTCCGGATACCTGCGGTCGCAATACGGATTGACCGGCGTCAGGGAGTGGAACGATCCTTCGACTACGCCTGGAAACGATATCGTCCGGATGCATGCGATCCGTGTTGTTGCAGAGGACGGTGTTGGGACCGATGCGATCGATATCAGGAAGAAAATCGGTCTTGAAATTGAATTCGAAGTTCTCAGGGAAGGATATCCCCTCATCCCGAACTTCGGGGTTTTAAACGAAGACGGGCAGATCGTCTTCGTCACAATAGATCAGGACACTGAATGGAGAAATATTCCGCGTCCCAAAGGGAAGTTCATAAGCACCGTCTGGATCCCCGGGAATCTGATGGCCGAGGGCACGTTTTTTGTCGGAGGGGGCATCGCAACCGAACAGCCGTTTACGGTCCATTGCGACCAGCCGTATGCGGTTGCGTTCCAGGTAATCGACACCCTTGAGGGAAATTCTGCCCGGGGCGACTATACAAGAAACCTTCCCGGAATCATCAGACCCCTCCTTCCGTGGAGCACGAAATTCAGTCCCAATGGGAAATAG
- a CDS encoding DegT/DnrJ/EryC1/StrS family aminotransferase — MAKSKKNAFTVPLARPDITGKEIRTVLAVLRTPYLSFGPRLEEFEKKFAAYTGSRYAVAVNSGTAGLHLAIKSLEIDRNDAVITTPFSFIASANCILYENALPVFIDINEDTFNIDSDLIQQFLKKECRRDRKSGRPVHRKSGRTVKAVLPVHVFGNPCEMHQIMELAREYKLSVIEDACEAVGAEYHGKRTGSIGDVGVFAFYPNKQITTGEGGIITTNNENVANLCKSLRNQGRDHYGGWLAHRRLGYNYRISDINCALGISQLERIEEILQKREKIAFMYNALLNGFVKTPETQNRSKRSWFVYVICLPDEYEKETRDDILAKLTDRGIGCSNYFPPIHLQPFYRETFGYTEGDYCITERISARTIALPFHNNLKKSQIAYVTDNLKDILNIT; from the coding sequence ATGGCTAAATCGAAAAAAAATGCATTTACTGTTCCTCTTGCACGTCCTGACATTACCGGCAAGGAAATACGAACCGTCCTTGCGGTGCTCAGGACACCGTATCTGAGCTTCGGTCCCCGACTGGAGGAGTTTGAGAAGAAATTTGCAGCGTATACCGGTTCACGGTACGCCGTCGCAGTAAACAGCGGGACGGCGGGCCTGCATCTGGCAATCAAGAGCCTGGAGATTGACAGGAATGACGCAGTCATTACCACCCCTTTCAGTTTTATCGCGTCTGCGAACTGCATTTTATACGAAAACGCATTGCCGGTCTTCATCGATATCAACGAGGACACGTTCAACATTGATTCAGACCTGATTCAGCAGTTTCTGAAAAAGGAATGCAGACGTGACAGGAAATCGGGCAGGCCCGTGCACAGAAAATCAGGAAGAACGGTGAAGGCGGTACTTCCCGTACATGTCTTCGGCAATCCCTGTGAGATGCATCAGATCATGGAACTTGCACGGGAATACAAGCTCTCAGTCATCGAGGATGCCTGTGAGGCAGTCGGTGCGGAGTATCATGGCAAAAGGACAGGAAGCATAGGCGACGTCGGGGTGTTTGCATTCTATCCGAACAAGCAGATTACCACCGGGGAAGGCGGCATTATCACGACAAATAATGAAAATGTGGCGAATCTCTGCAAAAGCCTCAGGAATCAGGGCAGAGACCACTACGGTGGCTGGCTCGCCCACAGGCGCTTGGGATATAATTACAGAATCAGTGACATCAATTGCGCACTTGGAATTTCACAGCTGGAGAGAATAGAAGAGATACTTCAAAAACGCGAAAAAATTGCTTTCATGTATAATGCCTTGCTCAACGGGTTCGTAAAAACTCCCGAAACGCAGAACCGCTCAAAAAGAAGCTGGTTTGTATATGTAATATGCCTTCCCGATGAGTACGAAAAGGAGACAAGAGACGATATTCTTGCAAAGCTGACTGATAGGGGGATAGGATGCAGCAACTATTTCCCTCCTATCCATCTCCAGCCGTTTTATCGGGAAACTTTCGGCTACACAGAAGGCGACTACTGTATTACAGAACGGATATCGGCAAGGACAATAGCTCTGCCTTTTCATAATAATCTGAAGAAGTCCCAGATTGCCTATGTAACGGATAATCTGAAGGATATTCTGAATATAACCTGA